In bacterium, the sequence GCTGAATTCGACACCTTGCACCTGAACGAGTTGTAAATGCCTGCTACTTACGACGCTGCGCCTTGGGCAACCTTTACAACTTCTTGAAACGCAAGCGGCTCTTCTACAGCAAGAGCAGCTAAAACTTTACGATCAAGCTCAACACCAGCTACTTTCAAGCCGTTAATGAACTTAGAATATGACATCGCTTCACCTAGTGCTGCATTGATGCGAGTAATCCAAAGTGAACGGAAATTGCGTTTATTCGTCTTACGATCGCGATATCGGTACGTTAGCGACTTTTCAGCGCGTTGTGTTGCTTGACGAATTGTATTTTTCGAACGTCCACGAAAACCTTTTGCGATTTTCAATACGCGATTACGACGTCGACGTGCTTTTACTCCACGTTTTACTCTCATAAAAACTCCCTC encodes:
- the rplT gene encoding 50S ribosomal protein L20, translating into MRVKRGVKARRRRNRVLKIAKGFRGRSKNTIRQATQRAEKSLTYRYRDRKTNKRNFRSLWITRINAALGEAMSYSKFINGLKVAGVELDRKVLAALAVEEPLAFQEVVKVAQGAAS